A single window of Helicobacter pylori DNA harbors:
- a CDS encoding DUF6394 family protein — MDWGRVVHVLFSLISLTTIAGFLYEPNTVVLFVALALNLISVTLKIGVCKRFASELLASSLATVLHLIPAFVFLQILNNLVTAYMLMIGALISNAFSLIFLLIESVVTSETD; from the coding sequence ATGGATTGGGGTCGGGTCGTTCATGTGCTGTTCAGTCTTATTTCTTTAACCACCATTGCAGGGTTTTTGTATGAGCCTAATACGGTGGTGTTGTTTGTAGCGTTAGCTTTAAACCTTATTTCTGTTACGCTCAAAATTGGGGTGTGCAAGCGTTTCGCATCAGAGCTGTTGGCCAGCTCTTTAGCTACCGTGTTGCATCTCATACCGGCGTTTGTGTTTTTACAGATTTTAAACAATTTGGTTACAGCTTACATGCTCATGATTGGGGCGTTGATTAGTAACGCTTTCAGCCTCATCTTTTTGTTGATTGAAAGCGTTGTAACGAGCGAAACGGATTAA
- the secF gene encoding protein translocase subunit SecF: MELFKQVRILSFMRYSNYGVIVSAILVLLALGLLFFKGFSLGIDFAGGSLVQVRYTQNAPIKEVRDLFEKEARFKGVQVSEFGSKEEILIKFPFVETAENEDLNAIVANILKPSGDFEIRKFDTVGPRVGSELKEKGILSLILALMAIMVYVSFRYEWRFALASVIALVHDVILVASSVIVFKIDMNLEVIAALLTLIGYSINDTIIIFDRIREEMLSQKTKNAIQAIDEAISSTLTRTLLTSLTVFFVVLILCVFGSKIIIGFSLPMLIGTIVGTYSSIFIAPKVALLLGFDMGKYYENEARKIKKAQEKEKMRRLYESGRV, translated from the coding sequence ATGGAATTATTCAAACAAGTTAGAATCTTAAGCTTCATGCGTTATTCCAATTATGGGGTGATCGTTTCAGCGATCTTGGTGCTTCTGGCGTTAGGGCTTTTGTTTTTTAAAGGGTTTTCTTTAGGGATTGATTTTGCGGGGGGGAGTTTGGTGCAAGTGCGTTACACTCAAAACGCTCCCATTAAAGAAGTGCGCGATCTTTTTGAAAAAGAAGCTCGCTTTAAAGGCGTTCAAGTGAGCGAATTTGGCTCTAAAGAAGAAATTCTAATCAAATTCCCTTTTGTAGAAACGGCCGAAAATGAAGACTTGAACGCTATCGTGGCTAACATTCTAAAACCCAGCGGCGATTTTGAAATCCGTAAATTTGACACCGTGGGTCCTAGAGTGGGGAGCGAGTTGAAAGAAAAGGGCATTTTGTCGCTGATTTTAGCGTTAATGGCGATCATGGTCTATGTGAGTTTCCGCTATGAATGGCGTTTCGCTTTAGCGAGTGTTATTGCGCTTGTACATGATGTGATTTTAGTGGCAAGCTCGGTGATTGTTTTTAAGATTGATATGAATTTGGAAGTGATTGCGGCCTTGCTCACATTGATCGGGTATTCCATTAATGATACGATCATTATTTTTGATCGGATCAGAGAAGAAATGCTCTCTCAAAAAACCAAAAATGCCATTCAAGCCATTGATGAAGCCATTTCTAGCACGCTCACGCGCACGCTTTTAACTTCTTTAACCGTGTTTTTTGTGGTGTTGATTTTGTGCGTGTTTGGGAGTAAGATCATCATTGGCTTTTCATTGCCCATGCTAATAGGCACGATTGTAGGGACTTACAGCTCTATTTTCATCGCCCCTAAAGTAGCGTTATTGTTAGGCTTTGATATGGGTAAATACTATGAGAATGAGGCTAGAAAAATCAAAAAAGCTCAAGAGAAAGAAAAAATGCGCCGTCTGTATGAAAGCGGTCGGGTTTAA
- the secD gene encoding protein translocase subunit SecD has protein sequence MKLFNARLIVFICALLLGVGFSVPSLLETKGPKITLGLDLRGGLNMLLGVQTDEALKNKYLSLASALEYNAKKQNILLKDIKSSLEGISFELLDEDEAKKLDALLLELQGHSQFEIKKEAGFYSVKLTPLEQEELRKNTILQVIGIIRNRLDQFGLAEPVVIQQGKEEISVQLPGIKTLEEERRAKDLISKSAHLQMMAVDEEHNKDAMKMTDLEAQKLGSVLLSDVEMGGKILLKAIPILDGEMLTDAKVVYDQNNQPVVSFTLDAQGAKIFGDFSGANVGKRMAIVLDNKVYSAPVIRERIGGGSGQISGNFSVAQASDLAIALRSGAMSAPIQVLEKRIIGPSLGKDSVKTSIIALIGGFILVMGFMVLYYSMAGVIACMALVVNLFLIVAVMAIFGATLTLPGMAGIVLTVGIAVDANIIINERIREVLRENEGIAKAIHLGYINASRAIFDSNITSLIASVLLYAYGTGAIKGFALTTGIGILASIITAIIGTQGIYQALLPKLVQTKSLYFWFGVNKRA, from the coding sequence ATGAAACTTTTTAACGCTCGTTTAATCGTTTTTATTTGCGCGCTTCTTTTAGGGGTAGGGTTTTCTGTGCCTTCTTTACTAGAAACTAAAGGCCCTAAAATCACTTTAGGTTTGGATTTAAGGGGGGGGTTAAACATGCTTTTAGGGGTGCAAACCGATGAAGCCTTAAAGAACAAGTATTTAAGCCTGGCGTCCGCTTTAGAATACAACGCTAAAAAGCAAAATATCTTGCTTAAAGACATTAAATCTAGCCTAGAAGGGATCAGTTTTGAGCTTTTAGATGAAGATGAAGCGAAAAAATTAGACGCGCTTTTATTGGAGTTGCAAGGTCATAGCCAGTTTGAAATCAAAAAGGAAGCGGGGTTTTATAGCGTGAAACTCACCCCTTTAGAGCAAGAGGAATTGCGTAAAAACACGATTTTGCAAGTGATAGGGATCATTCGTAACCGCTTGGATCAATTTGGTTTGGCAGAGCCTGTAGTCATTCAGCAAGGTAAAGAAGAAATTTCGGTGCAATTGCCCGGCATTAAGACTTTAGAAGAAGAACGGCGTGCTAAAGACTTGATTTCTAAATCCGCTCATTTGCAGATGATGGCGGTAGATGAAGAACACAATAAAGATGCGATGAAAATGACGGATTTAGAGGCTCAAAAATTAGGCAGCGTGTTGTTGTCTGATGTGGAAATGGGGGGTAAAATCTTGCTCAAAGCGATCCCTATTTTAGATGGCGAAATGCTTACAGATGCGAAAGTGGTGTATGACCAAAACAACCAGCCGGTGGTGAGCTTCACGCTTGATGCGCAAGGGGCTAAAATTTTTGGGGATTTCTCAGGCGCGAATGTGGGCAAACGCATGGCGATTGTTTTAGACAATAAGGTTTATTCAGCCCCAGTGATCAGAGAACGCATTGGCGGAGGGAGCGGGCAAATTAGCGGGAATTTTAGCGTGGCTCAAGCGAGCGATTTAGCGATCGCTTTAAGGAGTGGGGCGATGAGTGCGCCCATTCAGGTTTTAGAAAAAAGGATTATAGGCCCGAGTTTAGGGAAAGACAGCGTTAAAACTTCCATTATCGCTCTCATTGGGGGCTTTATTTTGGTGATGGGCTTTATGGTGCTTTATTATTCTATGGCTGGGGTGATCGCTTGCATGGCGTTAGTGGTCAATCTTTTTTTGATTGTGGCGGTCATGGCGATTTTTGGAGCGACGCTGACTTTACCGGGAATGGCGGGGATTGTTTTAACCGTGGGGATTGCCGTGGATGCTAATATCATTATCAATGAGCGCATTAGAGAAGTCTTAAGAGAGAATGAGGGCATCGCTAAAGCGATCCATTTAGGCTATATCAATGCGAGTAGAGCGATTTTTGATTCCAATATCACTTCCTTGATCGCTTCGGTGTTGTTATACGCTTATGGCACAGGAGCGATTAAAGGCTTTGCTCTCACCACAGGCATTGGGATTTTAGCCTCTATCATCACCGCTATTATAGGCACGCAAGGGATTTATCAAGCCCTTTTACCTAAATTAGTCCAAACAAAAAGCCTTTATTTTTGGTTTGGCGTGAATAAAAGAGCTTAG
- the yajC gene encoding preprotein translocase subunit YajC, protein MGQTKEIITTLLPLVVLFLIFYFLIVRPQRQQQKKHKEMIESLTKGDKIVTQGGFIVEVLKAEANFFSVKLNDDTTAKLSKNYVAFKLDEETTPNNN, encoded by the coding sequence ATGGGACAAACTAAAGAAATTATAACGACGCTTTTACCCCTTGTGGTGTTGTTTCTTATTTTTTATTTTTTGATCGTTCGCCCGCAACGCCAACAGCAAAAAAAGCATAAAGAAATGATAGAGAGCTTGACTAAGGGCGATAAAATTGTCACTCAAGGAGGGTTCATCGTTGAGGTGCTTAAAGCGGAAGCGAATTTTTTTAGCGTGAAGCTCAATGATGACACCACCGCTAAACTTTCTAAAAACTATGTAGCGTTCAAATTAGACGAAGAAACAACACCCAACAACAACTAA